One Thermococcus sp. M36 genomic window, TGATTATGCCGACAACAGGCGCTTGGCTATTGGTGCTCAGAGCGGTGACGACGCGATGCTGAGAGCCATGCACAGGATCCACAAGGCGGAGCACGTCAAAAGGGCAGTTGAGTATATGCTGGAATATGGCTTCGAGCCTGTAGTTGATTTCATCGTTGGCCTGCCGAACGAGACACCTGAAAGCCAGAGAAAGAGCATCGAGCTTATGGAGTGGATAATGAAGGAGGGCGGCAAGGTCAGGGCCCACTACTTCATGCCCCTTCCGGGAACCCCATGGGCACGGTGCAAGCCTTCACCTCTGAGCGAGGAGATGAAGAAGTTTCTGGGCAGGATGGCAGCGAAGGGCAAAATAGAGGGTTCCTGGGGCAAGCAGGTTGAGCTCTCAAGAAAGCTCCAGAGGCTTATGGAGGAGTTCTATGAGGAACCCATGAGCCACACGGTGCCGGTTAGAAACGTGTGTTAGCAATGCTTTTATGGATTCTCTTGAAAAGTTATATCGGTAGATAGCATGGAGCGCATAGACCTGTTGGGCTTCATACTCGGCTTTTTGGTGGTGTTTTATCTGCTCAGCGGGACGTAGAATGGACGCTCTCGTGGGCCTTTGTCCTAGGGATAGTTTACCTCGCCGCGGTGAAACCCAGGGTTGGTGGGGCTATCTTCTATGCTCTCTTGGGGTTTCTTGGAGGATTCTCACTCACCCTGATCCTTGGGATGACCTTGCCCCTTCCAGAAACGGTCAGGGACATCATGATGGCGGCTTTGCCGCTCACTGGATTGATCCTGGCGCTTTACTACGGCAAGAAAAGCAACTATACATGGTGGCCCCTTTTCAGGTTCATGGACAGGTTCTGAAGGCGGCCAATAAGCTTATAACCCGAACTTTCGTTTACCCCAGCGGGGCGTCATGTACGCCGAAAACTATAAAAGATTCCTGGAGCTTATAGATAAACTGCGAGAGTTTGAGGGGGCCGTCATAGTTGAGGGCCCGCGAGACGAGGTGGCTCTGAGGAATCTGGGGGTCAGAGCGGAGATAATAAGGCTCTCACGCCTGCCTCTAACCGAGGTCGCGCTCATCGCGTCATCCTTTGGGGAGGTCATGATACTAACGGACTTCGACAGAAAGGGCGAGGAACTCGCAAGGAAGCTCCTCAGGTATCTGGAAGGATATCCCTGCAGGGTTGATTCAGAAACGAGAAGGGAGCTCAGGAAAATAGCAAAGAAGGACATTAAAGGGGTTGAAGACCTCTACGGCCTCTACCTGAAGGTCATCTCCGTTTCTGGCCCCCATACGGAGGGGATTCGATGAAGAGGAAGAAGACAGTGCTTCACCACATTTTAACTGAAAAGCAGAAGTTTGAAAAAATGAAAGAGGGTGGTGGTATGTCAGCCAAAGATGAATTTGGAACCACAAAATACGTTATCTACGCTGAATTTGAAGCGAACGGCATTGTTGAAAGGCCCGACGTGGTGGGTGCTATTTTCGGTCAAACTGAGGGCCTTTTGGGTGACGATCTCGATCTTAGGGAGCTCCAGAAAACCGGAAGGATCGGAAGGATAAGGGTTGAGGTTCACACTAAGGCCGGAAAGACATACGGGACGATAACAGTTCCGTCGAGCCTTGACAGGGTCGAGACCGCGATACTTGCGGCGGCGCTGGAGACCATCGACCGCGTTGGCCCGGCCGAGGCCAAGATAAAGGTTCTCCGCATCGAGGACGTCAGGGCGACCAAGAGAAAGTACATCATAGAGAGGGCGAAGGAGATACTTGAGAGCCTGATGGAGCAGGAGATTCCTGAGACCCAGGAGCTCACCGAAGAGGTCAAGAAGGCGGTAAGGGCAAAGGAGCTCATCGAGTACGGCCCCGAGAAGCTTCCGGCCGGTCCGCACGTGCCGTTCTCCGACTCCATCATAGTCGTTGAGGGAAGGGCCGACGTCCTCAACCTGCTCAAGCACGGCATAAAGAACGCCATAGCCGTCGAGGGAACCTCGGTTCCCGAGACGATAATAAAGCTCAGCAAGGAGCGCATCGTTACGGCCTTCACCGACGGTGACCGCGGCGGTGAACTTATCCTCAAGGAGCTCCTCCAGGTGGCGGACATAGACTACGTCGCCCGCGCGCCGGAGGGCAAGGAGGTCGAGGAGCTCACCAAGAAGGAGATAGTCAAGTCCCTCAGGAGTAAGGTTCCGGCGGAGCAGGTAATCACGGAGATATTCTATAAGGGAAGGAACTTCTACGATGTGATACGGGAGAAGGAGAAGGCCAGGCCCAGAGAGGAGAGGCCAAAGGAGGCCAAACCCCAGCCGCCCCATGTTTCACCGCCGAGGCCTCCCGAGAAGCCCGAACACAGGGAGAGGGAAGAGAGGATAGTGAAGCCCATCCAGCAGCCCAAACCTAGCGAGCTTGATGAGTTTGAAGAGTTCGTGGAGAAAGTCAAGAGTGCGAAGGAGTCCATGGCGTTGCTCCTTGACAGGGACAGGAACGTCATAGCCGAGATACCCGTCAGGGAGCTCACCAACCAGCTCCGGGAGCGCAAGGATGTCTACGCGGTCGTCTTCAACGGAGTCATCACCCAGAGGCTCATAGACACAGTCAGCGAGAGCGGGATTAAATACCTCGTCGGCGCCAGGAAGTACAACGTCGTCAGGCGGCCGATAAATCTCAAAATAGTTACCTTTGCGGAGTGACTCTCTTTTCTATCATTTCTTCAGTTCTTTAGGCACAACGTTTTTGACTTGTTAGCGTAATGCCTCTTCTGGGTGCATCCGCATGAGAGTTGAGATAATGCTCTTCGGCATCGGCCTGTTGCTGTGGGGCATTCTCCTGGCGGTTGTGGGTTTTGGGATGGCTGCCCTTCTGTTTGGGGGCATCGGCATCGTCCTGATGTTCTACGAGGTCATGAGGTGGAAAGAAGAGAACGAAGAGATGGAGGGGCATGAAGACTAAACTTTATAACGTCCCCGCCTCTTCTTTTCCCGGTGGTGAAAATGGAGACTGAGACGGTTATATGGAAGTACGCGCTCATCAACGCATACCAGCACGGGGGAAAGGCAAATCCGAAGGCCGTGATAGGTAAGGTTCTCGGCGAGAATCCGGAGCTGAGACCCAGGGCAAAGGAGATAATCCCGCTGGTGAACGAGGTTGTAGAAAAAGTAAACGCTCTCTCTCCTGAGGAGCAGGAGGCAAAGCTGAGGGAGATTTACCCTGAGTTCTTTAAGGAGAAGAAGGTCAAGAAGGATGAGAAGAAGGGCCTCCCACCGCTCCCGAAGGCGGAGAAGGGGAAGGTCGTTACCCGCTTCGCCCCGAACCCTGACGGAGCATTCCACCTCGGCAACGCTAGAGCGGCAATTCTGAGCCACGAGTACGCGAGGCTCTACGGCGGGAAGTTTATACTCCGCTTCGACGACACAGACCCCAAGGTCAAGAGGCCCGAACCGAAGTTCTATGAGTGGATTAAGGAAGACCTCGAGTGGCTCGGCTTCAGGATAGATGAGATACACATAGCCAGCGACAGGCTTGAGATATACTATAGGTACGCGGAGGAGCTCATAAGGGGCGGAAAGGCCTACGTCTGCACCTGTCCGCCCGAGAAGTTCCGCGAGCTCAGGGACAAGGGAGTAGCCTGCCCGCACAGGGAAGAGCCGATCGAAGTCCAGCTTGAGCGCTGGAAGAAGATGTTGAACGGCGAGTACCGGGAGGGTGAAGCGGTCGTCAGGATAAAGACCGACCTCAAGCACCCGAACCCAGCCGTGAGGGACTGGCCCGCTTTGAGGATAATCGACGACCCAGACCATCCGCGCGTCGGCGACAAGTACCGCGTCTGGCCGCTCTACAACTTTGCCTCCGCTATAGATGACCACGAGCTCGGCGTTACCCACATCTTCCGCGGCCAGGAGCACGCGGAGAACGAGACGAGGCAGAGGTACATCTACGACTACTTCGGCTGGGAGTACCCGGTTACGGTACACCACGGCAGGCTCTCCATTGAGGGCGTCATCCTCAGCAAGTCGAAGACGAGGAAGGGAATCCATGAGGGCAAGTACCTCGGCTGGGACGACCCGAGGCTCGGAACCATAAGGGCCCTCAGGAGGCGCGGCATAAGGCCGGAGGCAATAAGGGAGCTCATCATAGAGGTCGGCCTCAAGAGGAGCGACACTACGATAAGCTGGGACAACCTTGCTGCGATAAACAGGCGCATAATCGAGCCGATAGCTAACAGGTACTTCTTCGTTGCTGATCCGATACCGATGTATATAGAGGGCTATGACGAGGAGTTCGTCGCCGAGATACCGCTCCACCCGGACCACCCGGAGAGGGGCGTCAGGAAGCTCAAGTTTGAACCCGGAAAGCCGGTCTACGTCTCGAAGGACGACATGAACCTCTTCAAGCCGGGGAGCTTCGTCCGGCTCAAAGATCTCTTCAACGTTGAGGTACTTGAGATTACTAAGGAGGGCATTAAGGCGAGGTTCCACAGCGTTGACTACGAAATAGCCAGGAAGAACCGCTGGAGGATGGTCCACTGGGTGACCGATGGGAAGCCCTGCGAGGTTCTCGTCCCACAGGGCGACGAGCTGATAATTAGAAAAGGCCTCCTAGAGAACGACGCCGAGCTGAAGGTAGACGATATCGTCCAGTTCGAGCGCTTCGGCTTCGTCAGGATTGATGATGTCGGAGAAAAGATCGTTGCGATATTCGCCCATAAGTGATCGTATTTTCCTTTGTTTTCCTTTTTAGCTCCAGACGAGAGTGAAAAATAAGGGAATCAGAGGGCTTCTTCCGGGGCCGGGACTATTCTGTCGCCGAACAGGCCGAAGAGGATCAGAACCACTGCCAGGACTCCTGAGGCAATGTAGAGCCCTCCTGCCCTAAACTCAGTGACCACGGCATGGATGCCGCCGATGAGAAACAGCACGAGGGCGGTTCCTGCCAGTATGCCCCTCGCGGGGAGCCTTTCTCTAAAGGCTACCACAGGGTACAGCTCGTATATTGCTGTGAAGAACGTCGCTGCTGTGACAGTCTTGAGGGCCATGTCAGCGACCGCAGGCGCTGAGTCGAGCACTCCTATGACCGCGGCCGCCCCTATCAGGTATGCAGCGGCCCTGTTCCTGCCGACCCTCAGCAGTGATT contains:
- a CDS encoding glutamate--tRNA ligase; this translates as METETVIWKYALINAYQHGGKANPKAVIGKVLGENPELRPRAKEIIPLVNEVVEKVNALSPEEQEAKLREIYPEFFKEKKVKKDEKKGLPPLPKAEKGKVVTRFAPNPDGAFHLGNARAAILSHEYARLYGGKFILRFDDTDPKVKRPEPKFYEWIKEDLEWLGFRIDEIHIASDRLEIYYRYAEELIRGGKAYVCTCPPEKFRELRDKGVACPHREEPIEVQLERWKKMLNGEYREGEAVVRIKTDLKHPNPAVRDWPALRIIDDPDHPRVGDKYRVWPLYNFASAIDDHELGVTHIFRGQEHAENETRQRYIYDYFGWEYPVTVHHGRLSIEGVILSKSKTRKGIHEGKYLGWDDPRLGTIRALRRRGIRPEAIRELIIEVGLKRSDTTISWDNLAAINRRIIEPIANRYFFVADPIPMYIEGYDEEFVAEIPLHPDHPERGVRKLKFEPGKPVYVSKDDMNLFKPGSFVRLKDLFNVEVLEITKEGIKARFHSVDYEIARKNRWRMVHWVTDGKPCEVLVPQGDELIIRKGLLENDAELKVDDIVQFERFGFVRIDDVGEKIVAIFAHK
- a CDS encoding toprim domain-containing protein: MYAENYKRFLELIDKLREFEGAVIVEGPRDEVALRNLGVRAEIIRLSRLPLTEVALIASSFGEVMILTDFDRKGEELARKLLRYLEGYPCRVDSETRRELRKIAKKDIKGVEDLYGLYLKVISVSGPHTEGIR
- the dnaG gene encoding DNA primase DnaG, which codes for MKRKKTVLHHILTEKQKFEKMKEGGGMSAKDEFGTTKYVIYAEFEANGIVERPDVVGAIFGQTEGLLGDDLDLRELQKTGRIGRIRVEVHTKAGKTYGTITVPSSLDRVETAILAAALETIDRVGPAEAKIKVLRIEDVRATKRKYIIERAKEILESLMEQEIPETQELTEEVKKAVRAKELIEYGPEKLPAGPHVPFSDSIIVVEGRADVLNLLKHGIKNAIAVEGTSVPETIIKLSKERIVTAFTDGDRGGELILKELLQVADIDYVARAPEGKEVEELTKKEIVKSLRSKVPAEQVITEIFYKGRNFYDVIREKEKARPREERPKEAKPQPPHVSPPRPPEKPEHREREERIVKPIQQPKPSELDEFEEFVEKVKSAKESMALLLDRDRNVIAEIPVRELTNQLRERKDVYAVVFNGVITQRLIDTVSESGIKYLVGARKYNVVRRPINLKIVTFAE